The Hypanus sabinus isolate sHypSab1 chromosome X1, sHypSab1.hap1, whole genome shotgun sequence genome window below encodes:
- the LOC132384669 gene encoding uncharacterized protein LOC132384669 yields the protein MANSGSGTFLLTLLSSWWNGTSSLGQKIPLFTTWGLSVRLFLLIRLIKEGQYRYFTQVHNNRRRFFPYWTIEGIWIFFTLLLAVILNLQKEDTPLYIQNVAGWMIWAFGFMVEAIADHQRWNFKSHSINAQDKFSCHGLWAYSQHPNYLGELLQWIGLFISASSVMNEIEYIGVFSLVIMWVFHAQTSGIPILEKEAMKKWGHDPAYLEYVNNTPSVWPFRF from the exons ATGGCGAATAGTG GATCAGGGACTTTCCTATTGACTCTCCTGAGTTCCTGGTGGAATGGCACTAGTTCCTTGGGACAGAAAATACCTCTGTTTACCACATGGGGCTTGAG TGTGAGACTGTTCCTGCTCATAAGGTTGATAAAAGAAGGTCAGTATCGATACTTCACTCAAGTTCATAACAACCGTAGACGCTTCTTCCCTTACTGGACTATTGAAG GTATCTGGATCTTCTTCACACTCCTCCTAGCAGTCATTTTAAACCTTCAGAAAGAGGATACACCTCTTTATATCCAAAACGTTGCAGGATGGATGATCTGGGCTTTCGGCTTCATGGTAGAGGCAATTGCAGACCATCAGAGGTGGAATTTCAAAAGTCATTCTATAAATGCT caGGACAAATTCAGTTGCCATGGGCTCTGGGCTTACAGTCAGCATCCAAACTACTTGGGTGAATTGCTTCAGTGGATTGGCCTGTTCATCTCTGCTTCTAGTGTTATGAATGAAATAGAGTACATCGGTGTCTTCTCACTCGTAATTATGTGGGTCTTTCATGCCCAAACAAGTGGAATTCCTATTCTGGAAAAGGAAGCCATGAAAAAGTGGGGACATGATCCTGCTTACCTCGAGTATGTCAATAATACACCATCTGTCTGGCCATTCAGATTTTAA